One segment of Rosa chinensis cultivar Old Blush chromosome 6, RchiOBHm-V2, whole genome shotgun sequence DNA contains the following:
- the LOC112169449 gene encoding FAD-linked sulfhydryl oxidase ERV1 has product MSEHPLQALFQTFAKLSNSVQTHLSNLIPQPPHPTPKTTSISISSSSKVSPSQNDPTHLQPQDLINNKGKSAGPVTKEGLGRATWTFLHTLAAQYPDNPTRQQKKDVKELMSILSRMYPCKECADHFQEILRSNPVQAGSHAEFSQWLCHVHNTVNRSLNKVVFPCERVDARWGKLECEQRACDVLGSTTSFWK; this is encoded by the exons ATGTCCGAGCATCCATTGCAGGCACTCTTCCAAACTTTCGCAAAACTCTCAAACTCAGTTCAAACCCACCTCTCTAATCTCATACCCCAACCTCCTCACCCCACACCCAAAACCACCTCAatctccatctcttcctcctccaAAGTCTCCCCATCACAGAATGACCCCACCCATCTCCAACCCCAAGATCTCATCAACAACAAG GGAAAATCGGCTGGTCCTGTGACGAAAGAAGGGCTCGGAAGAGCCACTTGGACTTTTCTTCACACTCTTGCTGCTCAG TATCCGGATAATCCAACGAGGCAACAGAAGAAGGATGTAAAAGAATTG ATGTCAATACTATCACGAATGTACCCCTGCAAGGAATGTGCAGATCATTTTCAAGAAATTCTGAG ATCAAATCCTGTACAGGCTGGATCTCATGCTGAATTCTCCCAATGGCTATGTCATGTGCATAATACTGTTAACAGAAG CCTTAACAAAGTGGTTTTCCCCTGTGAACGAGTTGATGCAAGGTGGGGCAAGTTAGAGTGCGAACAGCGTGCTTGCGATGTACTGGGAAGTACCACAAGTTTTTGGAAATAA
- the LOC121050206 gene encoding uncharacterized protein LOC121050206, whose amino-acid sequence MQTSSMETQCGHIASLVSSDLTSIPNPDTPCMRCHRLPNPYPIWRCLYCKVVFCGLRVGSHMYEHYKKSNHSLAISCSKKDPVVFCYFCKINAKAHQVIQQLQAFYKDKSPSSKLEKLDAMMDEYALAKEGLQKIFDRGLEALADDQVQKEFLTYTAMLLSVDSCSSQLKANLSSFTENLPEETSTFVQAKKKLKVVSDLSASVTHKKFMLRQQSSKYTETKKKSIASEEKIANLKAWIQKLEASLATEKRNKAKIDEVLDSIETQVITARDGLVSDLAQVSAMEGTTQAANLVAQQQSAWNSLRTTFTKFA is encoded by the exons ATGCAGACATCGTCAATGGAG ACACAGTGCGGTCACATTGCTTCTTTGGTGTCCTCTGACCTAACTAGCATTCCCAATCCAGATACTCCCTGCATGAG ATGTCATCGCCTTCCCAACCCCTATCCGATTTGGCGTTGCTTGTACTGTAAGGTCGTCTTCTGTGGTTTGCGCGTGGGCAGCCATATGTATGAGCATTATAAGAAGTCAAATCATTCTCTTGCTATCAGTTGCAG taaaaaagatcCAGTTGTTTTTTGTTACTTCTGCAAGATAAATGCAAAAGCTCATCAAGTGATCCAACAATTGCAGGCTTTTTACAAG GATAAATCTCCTTCATCCAAGCTAGAGAAGCTCGATGCTATGATG GACGAGTATGCATTGGCCAAGGAAGGACTCCAGAAGATCTTTGATCGGGGGTTAGAAGCTTTAGCTGATGACCAAGTGCAAAAAGAGTTTCTCACTTATACAGCCATGCTTTTATCAGTTGATTCGTGCTCATCGCAGTTGAAGGCTAACCTTTCATCATTCACAGAAAACCTCCCAGAGGAAACCTCCACTTTTGTTCAAGCTAAAAAAAAGTTGAAGGTGGTCTCTGACCTATCAGCTTCAGTTACCCACAAGAAGTTTATGCTCCGGCAACAGAGTTCCAAGTATACTGAGACGAAGAAAAAAAGTATTGCCTCAGAGGAGAAAATTGCCAACCTTAAGGCCTGGATTCAAAAGTTGGAAGCTTCTCTAGCCACAGAAAAGAGAAACAAGGCAAAGATTGATGAGGTTTTGGATTCCATCGAGACACAAGTAATCACTGCCAGAGATGGATTGGTCTCAGACTTGGCACAAGTGTCTGCCATGGAGGGAACAACCCAAGCTGCTAACCTAGTAGCTCAACAACAGTCAGCGTGGAATAGCTTAAGGACTACTTTTACCAAGTTTGCATGA